In Lentimicrobiaceae bacterium, one genomic interval encodes:
- a CDS encoding multidrug efflux SMR transporter, which produces MEWIYLIIASILEVGWPLGFKLSQTTPYKWQWIVFAIISMGLSGLFLYLAQKSLPIGTAYVIWTGIGAIGTLLIGIFYFGDSASALRMISAFFIIIGVVGLRIFP; this is translated from the coding sequence ATGGAATGGATATATTTAATAATAGCGTCGATATTGGAAGTTGGTTGGCCCCTTGGCTTTAAACTTTCACAAACTACGCCGTATAAATGGCAGTGGATAGTATTTGCCATAATTAGTATGGGTTTGAGCGGTTTATTTTTGTACTTAGCACAAAAGTCCTTACCTATAGGAACGGCATATGTTATATGGACAGGTATTGGCGCTATTGGGACTCTGCTAATCGGGATTTTTTATTTTGGCGACTCGGCAAGTGCCTTACGAATGATTTCGGCTTTCTTTATTATTATTGGTGTTGTTGGGTTAAGGATTTTTCCATAG
- the rhuM gene encoding RhuM family protein: MSSEILLYQSNELTERIEVRLEEDTVWLSQQQMATLFQQTKQNISLHINNCFREKELDKISTVKEYLTVQKEGNRNVRRKIEYYNLDVIISVGYRVKSKQGTQFRIWATNVLKDYLLKGYALNQRMNRVENTVEKLAEKVDDISFQIKSNELPIQGVFFEGQIFDAYELVSKIIRSAEKNIVLIDNYIDETTLTHLTKKNKNVKVLLLTKSISKELQLDVQKANAQYGNFEIKKFTQSHDRFIIIDGTEVYHLGASLKDLGKKWFAFAKMDKNSVENILNSISEITDPKS; encoded by the coding sequence ATGAGTAGTGAAATTTTATTATATCAATCTAATGAACTAACAGAGCGAATTGAAGTACGTTTGGAAGAAGACACTGTTTGGTTATCACAACAGCAAATGGCTACTTTATTTCAACAAACAAAACAGAACATTAGTTTACATATAAATAACTGTTTCCGCGAAAAAGAATTAGATAAGATTTCAACTGTCAAGGAATACTTGACGGTTCAAAAAGAAGGAAACAGAAATGTAAGACGAAAAATAGAATACTACAACCTTGATGTCATTATTTCAGTAGGTTATAGGGTAAAATCGAAACAAGGTACACAATTTAGAATTTGGGCTACTAATGTTTTAAAAGATTATTTATTAAAAGGTTATGCACTTAACCAAAGAATGAATCGTGTTGAAAACACAGTGGAAAAACTTGCTGAGAAAGTAGATGACATTTCTTTCCAAATAAAATCAAACGAATTGCCTATTCAGGGTGTTTTTTTTGAAGGACAAATTTTTGATGCCTACGAATTAGTTTCAAAAATTATTCGTTCCGCTGAAAAAAATATAGTACTAATTGACAACTATATAGACGAAACCACTTTAACGCATTTGACAAAGAAAAATAAAAATGTAAAAGTTTTACTACTGACAAAAAGCATAAGTAAAGAGTTACAGCTCGACGTGCAGAAAGCCAATGCTCAATATGGCAATTTTGAAATAAAAAAATTTACCCAAAGCCACGACCGATTTATTATTATTGACGGTACGGAAGTATATCATTTGGGTGCCTCATTAAAAGATTTGGGTAAAAAATGGTTTGCTTTTGCAAAAATGGATAAGAATTCGGTAGAAAACATTTTAAATTCAATTTCGGAAATCACAGATCCAAAATCATAA
- a CDS encoding DEAD/DEAH box helicase family protein, which translates to MNKRNFSERDICTKFITPALEKAGWDKQLQILEEVSFTDGKIYVRGKFTTRGKRKRADYILYYKPNIPIAIIEAKDNRHSVRAGIQQALDYAKILDIPCVFSSNGDGFLFHDRTITDKGIEKELSMDEFPSPAELWEKYKRYKGITTPNAEKIASQDYFFDSSGRRPRYYQQIAINRTVEAIANGQKRILLVMATGTGKTYTAFQVIHRLWKSGAKKRILFLADRNALIDQTKRGDFRHFKDKMTVVKHRQIDKSFEIYLALYQGLSGSEESANVYKQFSRDFFDLVVIDECHRGSAKEDSAWREILNYFQNATHIGLTATPKETNEVSNIEYFGDPIYTYSLRQGIDDGFLAPYRVVRVALNVDTEGWRPEQGKVDKEGVPVKDRIYNSKDFDKNLVIEERTQIVAHKLTEFLKGFDRLAKTIVFCVDIDHAERMRTALANENADLVAENYKYIMQITGDNDEGKRELDNFTNPEEIYPVIATTSELMTTGIDAQTCKVIVLDANINSMTKFKQIIGRGTRINEEYDKLYFTILDFRNATNLFADPDFDGEPIRIKPVNEDTDLGNIIDEEEQDVDPIIDDETGEEIIIEPPIGQPEPPLPPPEPPTPRRKVYVNGVDVSILISRDLYFDQHGKPITTSLKDHTKEIIKGQFATLDDFLTKWNATERKEAIIAELAEQGVMVDALYEAVNRELDLFDLICHVAYEQPPLTRKERANNVKKRNYFTKYGEQARKVLEALLDKYADQGIENMENIQILTVPPINEIGSVTEIIKAFGSRDKYKKAIKELQNELYKTA; encoded by the coding sequence ATGAACAAAAGAAATTTTTCAGAAAGAGACATTTGCACTAAATTTATTACTCCTGCTTTAGAAAAAGCTGGATGGGATAAACAACTGCAAATATTAGAAGAAGTCTCTTTTACTGATGGAAAAATATATGTTCGTGGAAAATTTACGACCAGAGGAAAAAGGAAACGAGCAGACTACATTTTGTACTACAAACCCAATATTCCAATAGCAATAATTGAAGCTAAAGACAACAGACATTCGGTAAGAGCTGGAATACAACAAGCTCTTGATTATGCTAAAATTTTAGATATTCCTTGTGTTTTTAGTAGCAATGGTGACGGTTTCCTTTTTCACGACAGAACTATAACTGATAAAGGTATTGAAAAGGAACTTAGTATGGACGAATTTCCTAGTCCTGCTGAATTATGGGAAAAATATAAACGATACAAAGGAATAACAACGCCTAATGCAGAAAAAATCGCTTCGCAAGATTACTTTTTTGACAGTTCAGGTCGCAGACCAAGATATTACCAACAAATTGCAATAAACAGAACTGTAGAAGCAATAGCTAATGGGCAGAAAAGGATATTACTTGTGATGGCAACAGGCACCGGTAAAACTTACACAGCCTTTCAGGTAATTCACAGACTTTGGAAAAGTGGAGCGAAAAAACGAATATTGTTTTTAGCAGACCGCAATGCACTTATAGACCAAACAAAACGCGGAGATTTTAGGCATTTCAAAGACAAAATGACTGTAGTAAAACACCGCCAAATAGATAAGAGTTTTGAAATTTATTTAGCATTATATCAAGGTCTTTCGGGCAGCGAGGAATCAGCCAATGTTTACAAACAATTTTCGAGAGATTTCTTTGATTTGGTGGTAATTGACGAATGCCACCGTGGAAGTGCTAAAGAAGACAGCGCATGGCGCGAAATTCTCAACTATTTCCAAAATGCCACTCATATTGGACTAACTGCCACGCCCAAAGAAACTAATGAAGTGTCGAACATCGAATATTTTGGCGACCCTATTTATACATACTCATTGCGACAAGGAATTGATGACGGTTTTCTTGCTCCTTACCGCGTTGTTAGAGTTGCTCTAAATGTTGATACTGAAGGCTGGCGACCTGAACAAGGCAAAGTTGACAAGGAAGGAGTTCCCGTTAAAGACCGTATTTATAACAGTAAAGACTTCGATAAAAATCTAGTTATTGAAGAACGAACTCAAATAGTCGCCCACAAACTCACTGAGTTTTTGAAAGGGTTCGACCGCTTAGCAAAAACAATCGTATTTTGTGTGGATATTGACCATGCCGAGCGAATGAGAACAGCACTTGCCAATGAAAATGCTGATTTGGTTGCAGAGAATTATAAATACATTATGCAGATTACAGGCGATAATGATGAAGGGAAACGCGAGTTGGATAACTTTACAAATCCAGAGGAAATCTATCCGGTAATTGCTACAACTTCCGAATTGATGACAACAGGTATTGATGCACAAACCTGTAAAGTGATAGTACTGGATGCGAATATAAATTCGATGACAAAGTTTAAACAAATTATCGGGCGTGGTACAAGAATTAATGAGGAATATGACAAGCTCTATTTTACTATTCTTGATTTTAGAAATGCAACCAACCTGTTCGCTGACCCCGACTTCGACGGCGAGCCAATACGAATAAAACCTGTAAACGAAGATACTGACTTAGGAAATATTATTGATGAGGAAGAGCAAGATGTTGACCCGATAATAGATGATGAAACAGGCGAGGAAATTATTATAGAACCTCCAATAGGACAGCCCGAACCGCCATTACCACCTCCTGAGCCTCCAACTCCAAGAAGAAAAGTATATGTTAATGGAGTTGATGTTTCTATATTGATTAGTCGCGACTTGTATTTCGACCAACACGGAAAGCCAATTACAACTAGTCTGAAGGATCATACAAAAGAAATTATCAAAGGGCAATTCGCTACTTTGGACGATTTTTTAACCAAATGGAACGCAACCGAACGAAAAGAAGCTATTATTGCCGAACTGGCAGAACAAGGTGTAATGGTAGATGCTTTATACGAGGCTGTTAACAGAGAACTTGATTTGTTTGATTTAATATGCCACGTTGCTTATGAGCAACCTCCATTAACACGTAAAGAGCGAGCAAACAATGTTAAGAAAAGAAATTATTTTACAAAATATGGCGAACAAGCCAGAAAAGTATTAGAAGCATTGCTTGACAAGTACGCTGACCAAGGAATTGAAAATATGGAGAATATTCAAATCTTGACTGTTCCTCCAATTAATGAAATAGGTTCTGTTACCGAAATTATAAAAGCTTTTGGCAGTCGTGATAAATACAAAAAAGCCATCAAAGAATTGCAAAACGAACTGTACAAAACAGCATAG